GAACTAGAGCGTGATTTTCGCGATACCATTCGAAGAGCCCGTGATCAATGGGAAGAGTGGGAGGATGAGGTAGAAGACCGCTGGGAGGATTTTACCGACAAGCTGAAAGAAAGCTCTGATAAACTTCAACAGGCACTCAAAGCGTTGTTTTCCTGATATGGCACTGAGCATCAACATTTATTCACGCGTAGCCATTGTCTTGATGACCGTGGCCATTGTGTCGGGCTGTACTACCCAGCAACTGGCTGATTTTGGTAGAATTTTAGAGGGAGCTAGCGAAACACCGCTCACTACTGCCGAGGTGGACGCCGGATTGCGTGAGGCTCTGATTCAGGGTATTAGTGTGGGCGCCGACGAAGTTTCGAAGGTGGGTGGTTACCTGAACAATCCGCAGATCCGAATTCCATTTCCGCCAGAGGTGGTGCGCGTTGAGAATACCTTGCGCGATATTGGCATGGGCTCTCTTATTGACCAGTTTGTGAGCACCCTGAATCGCGGTGCAGAAGAAGCAGCCAAAGAAGCCAAGCCGGTTTTTATTGCGGCAATACGCCAAATGACCATCCAGGATGCCTTTGCTATCTTGCGCGGTAAGGAAGACGAGGCCACCCGATACTTGCGCCGCACAACTACAGGTGAACTCACCCAGCGCTTTAGCCCCATCATTTCGCAGGCCCTTGATAAAACCGAGGCCACCAGGTACTACGGCGACATTGTAAACACCTACAATGCTATTCCGTTTGTACAGCAGGTAAATCCGGATCTCACAAGTTATGCCACCGAGCGCGCCATTGATGGCCTGTTTGTGATGATTGCCCAGGAAGAGCGCAAAATCAGGAAAGATCCTGTGGCACGAACCACCGAAATTCTCAAGCGTGTATTTGGCTCTCCTGAGGCTCAGGGCTAAAAAGAAAGCCCCGCGCATGTGCAACAGGGCCTTCGGGCTACAACACAAAAACAAACTAACTCAAGCAATGTCTTGCTGACTGATTAGTCGCGGGCACAGGTGAAGCTGATACCATTTGGTAGCAGGTTAAACTGGGTTTCGTATTCTTGCTCGGCTTTGTCAAGATCGCTATTTGAGCCACAAACTTCTGGCAGTTCTACGGTTCTTTCGTGGCTGTGATCGCCGTGATCATCTTCGTACACATAGCTGCAGTTGAGGCATTTTTTGCAGGATGTGAAGCCAAAAGCGAGCATTGCCAGCATCAAAATCGATAGGTTCAGTTTACGCATAACTCGTTTATTTGATTTTGGACAAAGTTAATGCATTATGCTCGCTAATGCAAAAAAGTCGCAGTAAAATTCAAGCAAGAAAAAGCTCTTACAATAATCTCTGTGATACAGTTACTTGGGGCAGTCTTCCATTTCTTTGCTCAGGTTGAGCGAAGGGCGAATGCGCAGAGCTTGCTTAAAATCGGCACAAGCTTTGTCCATTTTTTCCATGGCTGCGTAGGCTTTTCCGCGGTCTCGATAAAAGAGAAAGTCTGCGGGCTCCTTGTAAATGGCGATATTGAACTTGTTGGTAGCAAGGTCGAATTCTCCTTTTTCAAGATGTATAAGCCCCTGCACATAGTATGACATGGCGTGGTCCGTGAGTTGCAGGGAAATGTCAATGTCCTGTGCGGCCTTATCATACAGCCCCATCATGGCGTAAGTGTGCCCCCGGAAAATATAGGCAAAGGGGTCGCGGTTGTTGATGACGAGTTCCTCGGTAAAGGCCTTGGCGGCATCGGGATAATTCTCGAGGTTAAAGTATGCCGCTCCAACGTTGTAGTTTACCAGTTTCCGTTTGGGATCCATGGAGCGCGCCTGAAGAAAACTGCTAAGAGCTTCGGCGTATTTTTCCTGACGAAATGCAAGATTGCCTTGCTCCATCAGTTCGGCAACCGGGTCATTTTCTTCAACTTCGCGTGCTTGTAGTTTTTTAAACTTCAGCCCGCAGCCGCTCGAAAACAACAGTGCAGCGATTATGAAAATTGGAGCGTATCGGGTCATTTGGATTGGTTTGGAAAAATGTTAACGGATATCGAATTTCAGCAGTGATTGGTCTTCGAGAAAAGCCTCAAGTTTGTCGCCCACCTGAACAGGTCCCACTCCTTCGGGGGTTCCGGTGAAAATCAGGTCGCCGATTTTCAAGGTCATGAATTTGGAGACGTCTTCAATGAGTTGCGGAATGGAAAAAATCATGTCGGCGCTGTTTCCCTCCTGCACGGTCTGGCCGTTTTTTTCTAACCGAAAGCGGATGGCCTCCGGGTTGGGAAGCTGGCTTACAGCGACAAATTTTTTACCCACAGGAGCGCTGTGGTCAAAAGCTTTTGCACGTTCCCAGGGATGTCCTTTTTCCTTGCATTCCTGCTGAACATCCCGCGCGGTAAAATCAACACCTATTCCGATTTCATCGTAGTATTTGTGGGCGTATTCAGCAGCAATATGTTTACCTACCCTGTTGATTCGTACAACCAGCTCTACTTCGTGGTGTAAGTCTTTGGTGAAATTGGGGTAAAAGAAAGGGTGACCCTTTGGAATAAGTGCGGTTTCCGGTTTCAGAAAAATGATGGGTTGCGAGGGAACAGGATTGTTGAGCTCGCGGGCGTGTTTGGCATAATTGCGTCCTACACAAATGATTTTCATACTACATGGATTCTTTAATCGCGGTAAGGACTTTTTTGGTGTACATCGGAAAATCGCCTCGCATCATCCAACTGTAGTATCCGGGGTCTTTTAAAAGCACTTCAGTAACAGGCATGCCTTTGTATTTTCCAAAATTGAAGACAGGAACTTCGTTGTCATTGTACACAATGCGTCCCATCAGGTCAACATTGTTTTGAACCTTGGAGAAGCGGTGAATACTTTCGATTGTGTTGTCGAAGGGAACCAACTCATTGCCAAAATCATCTTCGAGTGGCTGACCCAAATAGCGCTCCATTTGCGCTTTGAATATCTCAAGAGTAGCTTCTGTGTCGGCCAGCGCGCTGTGCGCGTTGTTCAGAATTTTCCCGCAGTAAAATCTGTATCCGGCAGCAAGTGTTCTTCGTTCCAGTTTGTGAAATATGTTTTGCACGTCCACAAGGTGTCGCTCACTCAGGTCAAAGAAGATTCCTGCCCGCAGAAACTCCTCAGCCAGCAGTGGAATGTCGAACTTGTTGGAGTTGTACCCTGCGAGGTCGCAGTCAAACAGAAGCTTAAACAGTTTTTTGCTCAATGCCTCAAATGTGGGTTCGTTGGCCACGTCGGCGTCATAAATTCCGTGAATAGCGCTGGATTCCGGCGGTATGGGTCTTTCCGGATTCACCCGGTAGGAGTGCTTTTCCTCAGAGCCATCGGGGTTCCATTTCACGATGGCTATTTCCACAATACGGTCGGTAGCCACATCTACACCTGTGGTTTCAAGATCTATAAAGGCGAGGGGACGTTGCAGTTTTAATTTCATGTGACGGCTTTGTGCCAAAGGTAGCCAATCCCTGCTGAAGCACAGATGGCTGAAGTAAACGCCCGGGTTTATTTACCCGCTTGTTGAAGCCTGATTACCTTAATGTTCTGCTCTGCCTGTGCATAATAATCAGAAATCATCATCAATTCAGAGTGGGGCTGGTAGCCATCCGCGTCCATGTACAGGTAGTATTTACCGGGATTCAGGGCCATGACGTATTTACCACTTTGGGGGTGAGGCCTGTAGATTCCCACCAATTCGTCAAACTCGTCGGTTACTTTTATCTCTGAATTTACAAAGGGTGTGTCGGGCCTGCCGGTTGGCACCTGAATTCTGACAAGGGCAGGTAGGTTGTGCCGCTCGCCAAAGTCAATCCTGTAAATATCGAGGTCTCCATGCGAGTCCTCGCGCCAAGTAGATAGGTAGGCACTGGTTTGCTCGCCATTGAAAGCTATGGTTCGGTCGTCTCGCGGAGTATTGATGGGATAGCCCAGGTTTTTGGGTCGGGTCCATACGTTGTGTGCCGGATCCCATTCGGTGAGAAAGAGGTCGTATCCTCCCATTCCGGGATGCCCGTTGGACGAAAAGTACAGGTAGTTGCCATCAGCAGAGAAGTGAGGAAAGTCTTCGTTCAGAGCGGAGTTCACTTCGCTACCCAGGTTTTGAGGCTCTGACCATCCACCTGTTGGGAGTTTGCGGATAATGTACAGGTCGAGACCTCCAAATCCACCTTTACGGTCGCTGGCAAAAACGATGGCATTTCCGTCGGGCGAAATGGTGGCGGCTGACTCAAAGGTTCCAATGTTGTTTATTTCATCGAACGGCACCTTGCGCTGAAATGTTTTTCCACTCCGATAACTCACAAATACATCTCCGTAGTGCTCTTCGTCGTCGTGAAAAATAAAAATATGGCTTGCGCTGTTGGACATTCCGACCAAAATATCATCGAATTTGCTGTTCACATTTTTATTCAGCATTTCAGCCTTATTGAAC
The sequence above is drawn from the Cryomorphaceae bacterium genome and encodes:
- a CDS encoding 3'-5' exonuclease, which produces MKLKLQRPLAFIDLETTGVDVATDRIVEIAIVKWNPDGSEEKHSYRVNPERPIPPESSAIHGIYDADVANEPTFEALSKKLFKLLFDCDLAGYNSNKFDIPLLAEEFLRAGIFFDLSERHLVDVQNIFHKLERRTLAAGYRFYCGKILNNAHSALADTEATLEIFKAQMERYLGQPLEDDFGNELVPFDNTIESIHRFSKVQNNVDLMGRIVYNDNEVPVFNFGKYKGMPVTEVLLKDPGYYSWMMRGDFPMYTKKVLTAIKESM
- a CDS encoding FAA hydrolase family protein translates to MKIICVGRNYAKHARELNNPVPSQPIIFLKPETALIPKGHPFFYPNFTKDLHHEVELVVRINRVGKHIAAEYAHKYYDEIGIGVDFTARDVQQECKEKGHPWERAKAFDHSAPVGKKFVAVSQLPNPEAIRFRLEKNGQTVQEGNSADMIFSIPQLIEDVSKFMTLKIGDLIFTGTPEGVGPVQVGDKLEAFLEDQSLLKFDIR
- a CDS encoding DUF4197 domain-containing protein; this encodes MTVAIVSGCTTQQLADFGRILEGASETPLTTAEVDAGLREALIQGISVGADEVSKVGGYLNNPQIRIPFPPEVVRVENTLRDIGMGSLIDQFVSTLNRGAEEAAKEAKPVFIAAIRQMTIQDAFAILRGKEDEATRYLRRTTTGELTQRFSPIISQALDKTEATRYYGDIVNTYNAIPFVQQVNPDLTSYATERAIDGLFVMIAQEERKIRKDPVARTTEILKRVFGSPEAQG